In one Dehalogenimonas formicexedens genomic region, the following are encoded:
- a CDS encoding DUF998 domain-containing protein: MNATNTISNARNQIYALPKVLALRSSNIATVMGLAFPAIFLGGTTALEIYQPGYNRVSNTISELVWGPAGWVENLMFVAFALTLVLLGMRIMAARLPLLAAALGFAVIAVFPTQAPDSAPTFGSLVHQYTAQGIAAALPVACFMLARTLRKCEEHRFLVMCSLTGGVIGATLNLAGLVAIYADTNWIGGIERLIVLNGLIWIQLSSIHLWLADRKAREGDRFQYRNPKRCSVKGPPAMRPVMASAFDLNENHAQRRYKSGFQPD, encoded by the coding sequence GTGAACGCAACTAACACCATATCCAACGCCAGAAATCAGATCTACGCTCTGCCAAAGGTATTGGCTCTCAGATCTTCGAATATCGCTACGGTCATGGGACTTGCTTTCCCGGCCATTTTCCTAGGGGGCACGACCGCCCTGGAAATATATCAACCCGGTTACAACCGGGTCTCAAATACCATCAGCGAACTGGTATGGGGGCCGGCGGGTTGGGTAGAGAACCTGATGTTCGTGGCTTTCGCGCTAACCCTAGTTTTATTGGGTATGAGGATCATGGCAGCGAGGTTGCCCCTGCTGGCCGCCGCCCTGGGTTTTGCCGTAATCGCGGTATTTCCGACCCAGGCCCCTGATTCGGCGCCCACATTTGGGTCCCTGGTCCACCAGTACACAGCCCAGGGAATCGCGGCAGCGCTGCCGGTCGCCTGCTTCATGCTGGCCCGGACGCTCCGGAAATGCGAGGAGCACCGGTTCCTGGTGATGTGCAGCCTAACCGGGGGAGTGATCGGGGCTACCTTGAACCTTGCCGGCCTGGTGGCGATTTACGCTGACACAAACTGGATAGGCGGCATCGAACGCCTGATTGTGCTTAACGGACTGATCTGGATACAGCTATCAAGCATCCATCTTTGGCTGGCGGACAGAAAGGCGCGCGAGGGTGACCGCTTCCAATACAGGAATCCGAAGCGTTGTTCTGTAAAAGGGCCTCCGGCGATGCGACCGGTTATGGCGAGCGCATTTGACCTCAATGAGAACCACGCTCAGCGGCGTTACAAATCCGGGTTCCAACCCGATTGA
- a CDS encoding BMP family lipoprotein, which yields MGLLLGSGGLGDRSFNDSAYAGLLEAQKKYNIRFETIDTGTKDANIDALRLFARNHYDLIIAVAFENLESLKTVASEFPGIHFAGIDFELAADNVASVVYREQEADFLMGALAAMLTKTKKVDVIGGTDIPAIRRIMTGFSQGVAYQDPGVTVLTDFAGTFADPAVGLALALKRYGEGVDVIHNAASKTGLGIIQAAQQVNKYVTGTSGDQRYLAPGNMVGNRPKRVDTAVMLLIDGVYHDSFKPGVSSLGLKENGLALGPFDPNIVTPQISARLDDLKQKIIAGQIVVKAE from the coding sequence GTGGGGCTCCTGTTGGGTAGCGGCGGCCTGGGGGACCGTTCATTTAACGATTCCGCTTATGCCGGACTACTCGAAGCGCAAAAGAAATATAATATCCGTTTTGAAACTATCGATACCGGTACCAAGGACGCTAATATCGATGCGCTCCGGCTGTTTGCCCGCAACCATTATGACCTCATCATCGCCGTCGCCTTCGAGAACCTGGAAAGCCTCAAAACCGTCGCTTCCGAATTCCCGGGTATCCATTTCGCCGGTATCGATTTTGAATTAGCCGCGGATAACGTCGCCTCCGTCGTCTACCGGGAGCAGGAAGCAGATTTCCTGATGGGCGCCCTCGCCGCCATGCTGACTAAGACAAAGAAGGTCGATGTCATCGGCGGGACCGACATCCCGGCCATTCGCCGCATTATGACCGGATTTTCTCAGGGTGTGGCATACCAGGATCCGGGCGTTACTGTCCTGACTGATTTTGCCGGCACCTTCGCTGATCCGGCGGTCGGGCTGGCTTTAGCCCTGAAGCGCTACGGCGAAGGCGTCGATGTCATCCATAACGCCGCCTCCAAAACCGGCTTGGGCATCATCCAGGCGGCCCAGCAGGTCAATAAGTACGTTACCGGCACCAGCGGCGATCAACGCTACCTGGCCCCCGGCAACATGGTCGGCAACCGGCCAAAAAGGGTGGACACAGCGGTGATGCTGCTTATCGACGGGGTTTACCATGACTCATTCAAACCGGGTGTCAGTTCGCTTGGTTTGAAAGAGAACGGCTTAGCCCTGGGTCCGTTCGACCCGAACATCGTCACGCCTCAAATCAGCGCCCGTCTCGATGATCTCAAGCAGAAAATTATCGCCGGTCAGATCGTGGTCAAGGCAGAATAA